In Thermodesulfobacteriota bacterium, a single genomic region encodes these proteins:
- a CDS encoding type II toxin-antitoxin system HicB family antitoxin: MSTKEYDFTAFFEPSTEGGYIVTVPALPGLVTEGDTLEEARDMARDAIRAYIESLIKDGEPIPEEENTVQEKIQVAIEASS, translated from the coding sequence TTGTCCACAAAAGAATATGATTTTACAGCATTTTTCGAACCTTCTACCGAAGGGGGCTATATTGTTACTGTCCCTGCTCTTCCTGGTCTCGTAACGGAAGGTGACACGCTCGAAGAAGCTCGGGATATGGCTCGTGATGCCATCAGAGCCTATATAGAAAGCCTGATAAAAGACGGCGAGCCCATTCCAGAAGAGGAAAATACGGTGCAGGAAAAGATCCAGGTAGCGATAGAAGCATCCTCTTAA